The Bacteroidales bacterium DNA window ATGATCTCACCGTCCCTTTTGCCCGTTTTGTCGTACAACACCAGAATGAGATTTCATTTCCATTCAAACGTTACCAGATACAACCGGTATGGCGTGCTGACCGGCCACAAAAGGGTCGTTACCGGGAATTTTACCAGTGTGATGTTGATGTTGTCGGGAGTAATTCCCTATTGAATGAAGCGGAGTTACTGCAAATCATTGCTGATGTATTCCATTCATTGAATGTCAGGGTACTGGTAAAATTGAATAACAGGAAAATATTAACAGGAATTGCTGAATTGATCGGCCAGAAAGATAAAATCACAGACATTACTGTTGCCATTGATAAACTGGAAAAAATCGGCCTGGATAAAGTAAATGAAGAGCTCTTATCCAAAGGATTGACAAAAGATTCGGTAGATGCCTTGCAGCCGGTGATACAACTTTCAGGGAATAACAGGGAAAAAATCAGTCAATTGGAAGAGTGGTTTGTCGGCAATGAAACCGGACAAGCAGGTGTCGATGAAATACGTACCATCCTGGATTATGCAGAATCATTGCAGATAGCGGTTCCTATAGAGTTTGACCTTACTCTAGCCCGGGGCTTGAATTATTATACAGGGGCCATTATAGAAGTGAAAGCATTGGATGTGGTCATAGGAAGTATTTGTGGCGGCGGCCGCTATGACAATTTAACCGGCATTTTTGGATTACCGGGTATCTCAGGGGTCGGTATCTCATTTGGTGCAGACCGCATTTATGACGTTTTAAGTCAATTAGATGCTTATCCCAAAAATATGACTCAAAATACGCAATTAATGTTTGTCAATTTTGGGCAGAAGGAAGAACAATATGTATTGAAAGTACTGTCAAAGGTTCGTGCTTCCGGCATTAATGCAGAAATCTACCCGGAAGCTGCTAAAATGAAAAAGCAAATGACTTATGCCAACAGCAAGTCAATTCCATTCGTGGCTATGATCGGTGAAAATGAAATGTCCAACAACATCATCGGATTAAAAAACATGATATCCGGAGAACAAAATAATGTCTCATTTGAAGAAATGATCATCAAAATAAAAAAGGAAGAAGTATAACCAAAGATTTCTCCTTTTGGTCATCAGACTTTCGGATCAGTTTCTGTTGGCCCGTTCGCTGATCATTTTTTCATAAACAATGTCCCATTTTTTAGGTACAAGCATATTACCTTCACGCTTAACCGCAAAAATAGATATACATTTCTGAAGCATCACCAAAAAATACCTGTTCGGGTTCATAGTATGAATCTTTTACAAATTATCTTTAAACTAAGATGGCAACTTTAAGAAATGCTGCTTATTTTATGTAACATTTTTTTCATATTTTTGTTTTTATATTCTTTGATTTTTTTCAAATGACAGGACAACCTATTATTTCATTCAATCAGGCAAGCATATTTCATGGGGATCATCTGGTATTGAAAGATGTCAATTTTTCTGTTATGCCGGGTGAATTTGTTTATCTCATCGGTAAAGTCGGCAGCGGAAAAACAAGCCTGATCAAAACCTTAAATGCTGAATTGCCTTTAAAGAGCGGAGAAGGATTTTCCGTTGGTTATGCATTGCGCAACTTGAAAAAAAAACAGATCCCCTTTCTTCGGCGTAAGATGGGAGTCGTATTTCAGGATTTCCAGCTCCTTTCAGACCGGAACGTATATGAAAATCTTTTATTCGTGTTACAAGCAACCGGATGGAAGAAAAAAAATAATCCCGACCAACGGATCAATGATGTCCTACAAAAGGTCGGCCTTTCTAATAAAGGATATAAGATGCCCCATCAGCTTTCGGGAGGTGAACAGCAACGGGTCACTATTGCCCGTGCTCTGTTAAATGATCCTGCATTGATCCTCGCGGATGAACCAACCGGGAACCTTGATCCGGAAACATCTTCGGAAATCATGGATGTCCTGATCGGCATCAAAGAATCCGGACAAACGGTGGTTATGGTGACCCATAATTACAACCTGCTAAAGAAATACCCTTTCCGCACCATCAAATGTGAAAATGAAACGGCTACAGAGGTAGATACATTACAAGAAATAGATTTTAGTTCCCTGATGGAAGAGGATAATCAAACTATCGTCAATGATTATTATTCCATAGAGTTTGATGAAAGTGAGGAGTAAGCTGTCTTCTTAAAAATTATAAGAGAAGCCGATCTCGAAAAACTCTTTGACCTGAAGCTTTGCCCCAGCAGGAGCATCCACCATATTTCCTTCATCGTTTCTTACTTTTTTGGTAGTTTTTTGGTCGTCATCATATATCATATTGATCCTGAGCCCTGCCGAGATAAATCTGGTAAGAGCGACCCTAAAATTAAAATCCCAGGTAACATCTACGTTTTCAGGACTTTCCAAATAGTTAGAAAAAAGTTCCAATTGGGAAGTATAGGTAATTTTTTTGGATAAAAAATCTCCATTCAGACTAAAAACAATCCCTCCCCCGATCTCATAACGGGCATGTTTTCCCTTTTCAATGAGCTCATCACTTAAACCAGCCCTCTTCATAATTGTCGGGTTATCTGACCGTACCAATGTCGCCTTACCCATAGCCGGTGACATATATATGGAAAATTTGGATGATGGTTTATAATCCAACCCTAGGGATAAAAATAAATATGCAGGCGCCAGAAAATCGGAGATCCGGATCGTGTCATCTTTATTGTATTGATATCCGCGAGCAAACTGTGTCTTCCCCAGGAAAACCGCTGAATAATACCAGTTTTTTGCCATTTCATAACCGACACGGGAACCAACATTAAGCTGGTCATCATTCTTCACAGCCTTAAAATCTCCTTTCTTAACAATACCATAAGCCAAAAATGCATTATTTTCCCAGAAAACTTTGTCCTTCTTGTAGTTTGCAAACAAAGTCATATTGCCGTTTAAGCTAATGGTAGGTTCTCCCCCTGCCGCCCAGTTAGAAAGCCAGGTCTGGGAAAAATTCAGACTTGTGTTGCCGCCTAGTTTCCATTTAACAGAATCGGGAATACCGGTAGCAGCGACCTTTATGGCTTGCTCTGTAGCCGTTTTTTTTGCAGCTTTAATATTGGCATCTACAGATTGAGCTTCTGCTGTTAGTACAGTGATCGATAGAATCAACAGTAATACGAAAAAACGTGAAAAATATCTCATCGTATGTAATTTAAGTGTGTGATGTTGAATAAAAAATAAATTGATACCAGCCATAATCATCTAAATATTAATATTTATGCTATAAGATGTTTCATAAGAAAATGAAAACTGATAACGGCCCAAAGATATAATATATTTTCCTAATTTCGATAAAAATACCATCTGAATATACCTCCTATATAATTCTTTTTCAGAATATATAAGTCCCATTGTCAAAATATTCCATAAATATGAATATATTTGCTGTAACAAGACGGGTATATTCATTACCCGGCAAATCATCATGTAAAATTTTTCATTATTCGAAAAACCAAGAATGATCATATAGATAATTATGAAGATAAATTCGTTTAAACATATACAAAGATTTTCTATTTTATCCTTATTGGTTGTATTGAATTGTTTTCTCATGTTCTCACAACCTAAACCTGTAGAAGAACTAACACGCAATGATGTTCTGTCCATGAGTTTCGATGAATTATCCGTATATTCCTTGGAAGAAATCATGAAAATAGCTGAAATTGTAGGGGTCTCTACTGATGATCTATTCAAGTTACTTTTAAATAAAGATATATCCATTGCCTCCAAACAGGAAGAAAGTTATTTTGACACCCCATTATCCACATCAGTACTCACTGCAGCAGATATTCAACGGTCGGGGGCTTTATCTATCCCTGAGGCATTAAGGTTGCTTCCGGGAATCATTGTACGTGAAAAAACAAATGGAAATTATGATGTCCATATCCGGAGTTCGAATAATATAGCCGGCCAGCAAAGCATGTTTTCCGAAAACACCCTATCACTGGTGATGATTGACGGAAGATCGGTATATAATTACATTACCGGAGGCACCTTTTGGGAATCATTGCCAATAGGACTGGCAGATATTGAAAGGATTGAAGTGATCCGGGGCCCGGCAAGTGCCATGTATGGAGCTAATGCCGTAACCGGGGTAATCAATATCATCACCCAGAAAGCATCTCCTGAGAAGCTTTCCATACAAGCGAATTTCAATACCGGCGGAGCCATTAACCCATCCGAATCAGCATCTTCTGTCGGTGGAATAGGGACACAATCACTGGCAGCATTGTTTAATGTAAACAATAAGCTAAAGTTTAAGGTCTCGGGAAATTATACATACAGGGAGCGGACCCAGTCTGACATCTTTTTTTTTATGACCGACAGGTTTCCGGTGTTGACTGCATCGCTCGCCACTTCAAGTGCCAAATATTATCCGGTCGATTCGGTGGTGATCCATGGGGTGGATCCGAAAAAGATGTTCCGGAATCCTAACAGGGCATTACAGGCTTATGGTGTTAACGGGTTAGCATCATATTCTGTAAATAATGACGTTCATTTTGATTTGACGACAGGAATGCAAAGATCCGATGTTATTTCATCCAA harbors:
- a CDS encoding ATP-binding cassette domain-containing protein, with translation MTGQPIISFNQASIFHGDHLVLKDVNFSVMPGEFVYLIGKVGSGKTSLIKTLNAELPLKSGEGFSVGYALRNLKKKQIPFLRRKMGVVFQDFQLLSDRNVYENLLFVLQATGWKKKNNPDQRINDVLQKVGLSNKGYKMPHQLSGGEQQRVTIARALLNDPALILADEPTGNLDPETSSEIMDVLIGIKESGQTVVMVTHNYNLLKKYPFRTIKCENETATEVDTLQEIDFSSLMEEDNQTIVNDYYSIEFDESEE
- the hisS gene encoding histidine--tRNA ligase; translated protein: MQKPSIPKGTRDFIPAEMVKRNYIFDTIKSVFQRFGFQPIETPAMENLTTLLGKYGEEGDKLLFRILNSGDFLSEVSDSDISEKNLNKLSMKMCEKGLRYDLTVPFARFVVQHQNEISFPFKRYQIQPVWRADRPQKGRYREFYQCDVDVVGSNSLLNEAELLQIIADVFHSLNVRVLVKLNNRKILTGIAELIGQKDKITDITVAIDKLEKIGLDKVNEELLSKGLTKDSVDALQPVIQLSGNNREKISQLEEWFVGNETGQAGVDEIRTILDYAESLQIAVPIEFDLTLARGLNYYTGAIIEVKALDVVIGSICGGGRYDNLTGIFGLPGISGVGISFGADRIYDVLSQLDAYPKNMTQNTQLMFVNFGQKEEQYVLKVLSKVRASGINAEIYPEAAKMKKQMTYANSKSIPFVAMIGENEMSNNIIGLKNMISGEQNNVSFEEMIIKIKKEEV
- a CDS encoding DUF3078 domain-containing protein — protein: MRYFSRFFVLLLILSITVLTAEAQSVDANIKAAKKTATEQAIKVAATGIPDSVKWKLGGNTSLNFSQTWLSNWAAGGEPTISLNGNMTLFANYKKDKVFWENNAFLAYGIVKKGDFKAVKNDDQLNVGSRVGYEMAKNWYYSAVFLGKTQFARGYQYNKDDTIRISDFLAPAYLFLSLGLDYKPSSKFSIYMSPAMGKATLVRSDNPTIMKRAGLSDELIEKGKHARYEIGGGIVFSLNGDFLSKKITYTSQLELFSNYLESPENVDVTWDFNFRVALTRFISAGLRINMIYDDDQKTTKKVRNDEGNMVDAPAGAKLQVKEFFEIGFSYNF